One window from the genome of Asterias rubens chromosome 11, eAstRub1.3, whole genome shotgun sequence encodes:
- the LOC117296874 gene encoding octopamine receptor Oamb-like produces MNTTTTTAPSGLPESFIVIRTFFIVIIGLLIISGNILSIAVVRGVSTLADSTKVLMTTLSLYDLTVGIISMLSVVPSAREQWVYGQFVCEVVTVVTCASFVMSILSVLFLNIERYIAVTRPYKFPIWCTRRRFIMLVVFASCFSFCLPIGIKLIFGVKSVFLKAPAGCLLEHSSAIGDILILIFGDIAPVTIMFFVYYRIIKVSKRQDLQLNRNRQKKAQADQEKMLKTFIIVTVIFAICYTPNFVTYVVTTSMGVTPPPIFEWVVVWLTISNSMFNVFIYCLFNESFRQVAKRIVMGRFVCCKRSVAPVDIEL; encoded by the coding sequence ATGAATACCACGACAACTACAGCCCCTTCGGGTTTGCCTGAATCGTTTATTGTTATCCGTACATTTTTCATCGTTATCATTGGTTTGCTGATCATTTCGGGGAATATTCTCTCGATTGCTGTGGTGCGTGGTGTCTCAACTTTGGCCGACAGTACTAAGGTTCTGATGACTACTCTCTCGTTGTATGACTTAACAGTTGGGATCATTTCAATGCTCAGTGTCGTGCCATCAGCCAGAGAACAATGGGTCTACGGACAGTTCGTTTGCGAAGTTGTTACTGTAGTTACATGTGCATCTTTCGTGATGTCAATTCtgtctgttttgtttcttaACATTGAACGGTATATCGCCGTCACACGGCCGTATAAGTTCCCAATATGGTGTACCCGACGTCGCTTCATCATGCTTGTAGTTTTTGCATCgtgcttttcattttgtttgccaaTTGGAATCAAGCTAATCTTTGGAGTAAAAAGTGTTTTCCTAAAAGCTCCAGCTGGATGTCTTCTAGAACACAGCTCTGCAATTGGTGATATTCTGATCCTCATTTTTGGTGACATAGCTCCTGTGACGATCATGTTTTTTGTCTACTATCGCATCATCAAAGTCAGTAAACGGCAAGATCTACAACTGAACCGTAACCGTCAGAAAAAAGCACAAGCGGATCAAGAAAAGATGTTGAAAACATTCATCATTGTCACTGTAATTTTTGCCATCTGCTACACACCGAATTTTGTCACGTATGTAGTTACAACATCGATGGGCGTTACCCCTCCCCCAATATTTGAATGGGTAGTAGTATGGTTGACAATAAGTAATAGTATGTTTAATGTGTTCATCTACTGTCTTTTTAATGAGTCTTTTCGTCAGGTGGCCAAAAGAATCGTCATGGGGCGATTTGTGTGCTGCAAAAGATCAGTGGCACCAGTTGATATCGAACTGTGA